A stretch of Lysobacterales bacterium DNA encodes these proteins:
- a CDS encoding SirB2 family protein — MASHYALIKALHVHAVVLSFALFVLRAGLMLVRSPYVQHKALRYPSVLIDTVLLAAALTLSALLGQYPFVHAWLTAKVLLLVAYIVTGSYALKRGRTQRGRIIALLLALGCFGLIVAIARAHHWAGPFAASLR, encoded by the coding sequence ATGGCCAGCCACTACGCCCTGATCAAGGCGCTGCACGTGCACGCCGTGGTGCTGTCGTTTGCGTTGTTCGTGTTGCGCGCCGGCTTGATGCTGGTGCGCTCGCCCTATGTCCAGCACAAGGCGCTGCGCTACCCGAGCGTGCTCATCGATACGGTGCTGCTGGCCGCGGCGCTCACCCTGTCGGCGCTGCTCGGGCAGTACCCGTTCGTGCACGCCTGGCTGACCGCCAAGGTGCTGCTGCTCGTCGCCTACATCGTGACCGGCAGCTACGCGCTCAAGCGTGGCCGCACGCAGCGCGGACGCATCATCGCGCTGCTGCTGGCGCTCGGCTGCTTCGGGCTGATCGTGGCCATCGCCCGCGCCCACCACTGGGCTGGGCCATTCGCAGCATCGCTGCGCTGA
- a CDS encoding potassium transporter Kup — MKSSRHALVLAALGIVYGDIGTSPLYAFKEAFTPGHGLSATPEHVLVTLSALFWAVMLVISLKYVWIVLRHDNDGEGGVLALTALAHRASAAHPRLAAGMIVLGVFAAALFYGDAIITPAISVLSAIEGVAVAAPALSHWVLPITIGILIGLFLIQRHGTGRVGKSFGPVTLVWFATLAVLGLLSIVETPQVLAALDPRYALRFAIEQPQAAFVLMSAVFLALTGGEALYADMGHFGAWPVRVAWYGLVCPALLLNYFGQGALVIRDPAAAANPFYALAPDWFLWPLIALASAATVIASQATISGAYSITLQASRLGYLPRIRLLHTSDTERGQIYVPAVNWLMLVGVVLLVASFGSSSALAAAYGIAVSGTMIVTTLLTAAIAAQREQRRRFVLIAFLAAVLLLEIVFFASNAMKFLHGGWFPIALGALIFLLLTTWRRGSSLVAEERARLDLPLAGCGMALTSGVTRVPGTAVYLNSDPGRVPSALLHGLKHFKVLHETVLFVHIEFLETPYAAATQRLQVNALGQNMHDVRVRFGFREEPDLPKALRDIDPALGMGNDIAVTYVVARSTIGDGPGRLPAWRSQLYSAMSRQADDAGSYFALPANQVVELGTRMLL, encoded by the coding sequence ATGAAATCCTCACGTCACGCCCTGGTGCTGGCCGCACTCGGCATCGTCTACGGCGATATCGGCACCAGCCCTCTGTATGCGTTCAAGGAAGCGTTCACGCCCGGGCATGGCCTCAGCGCCACACCGGAGCACGTGTTGGTCACGCTGTCCGCGCTGTTCTGGGCGGTGATGCTGGTGATTTCGCTGAAGTACGTCTGGATCGTGCTGCGCCACGACAACGACGGCGAAGGCGGCGTGCTCGCGCTGACCGCTCTTGCGCATCGTGCCAGCGCTGCGCATCCCCGGCTCGCGGCCGGCATGATCGTGCTCGGTGTGTTCGCGGCGGCGCTGTTTTATGGTGACGCGATCATCACCCCGGCGATCTCGGTGCTGTCGGCGATCGAAGGCGTCGCCGTTGCGGCGCCGGCGTTGTCGCACTGGGTGCTGCCGATCACGATCGGCATCCTGATCGGGCTGTTCCTGATCCAGCGCCATGGCACCGGCCGCGTCGGCAAATCGTTCGGCCCGGTCACCCTGGTCTGGTTCGCGACACTCGCGGTGCTCGGCCTGCTCAGCATCGTCGAGACACCGCAGGTGCTCGCCGCACTCGACCCCCGTTACGCGCTGCGCTTCGCGATCGAGCAGCCACAAGCGGCCTTCGTGCTGATGAGCGCGGTGTTCCTCGCACTGACCGGCGGCGAGGCGCTGTACGCCGACATGGGGCACTTCGGCGCCTGGCCGGTGCGTGTCGCCTGGTACGGCCTGGTCTGCCCAGCCCTGCTGCTCAACTATTTCGGCCAGGGCGCACTGGTCATCCGCGATCCGGCCGCGGCCGCGAATCCGTTCTATGCGCTCGCGCCCGACTGGTTCCTGTGGCCGCTGATCGCGCTCGCCTCGGCCGCGACCGTGATCGCCTCGCAGGCGACGATTTCGGGCGCGTATTCGATCACGCTGCAGGCTTCGCGCCTCGGCTACCTGCCGCGGATCCGGCTGCTGCATACTTCCGACACCGAACGCGGCCAGATCTACGTGCCGGCGGTGAACTGGCTGATGCTGGTCGGGGTCGTGCTGCTGGTCGCGAGCTTCGGCTCCTCGAGTGCGTTGGCCGCGGCCTACGGCATCGCCGTCTCCGGCACGATGATCGTGACCACCCTGCTGACCGCAGCCATCGCCGCCCAGCGCGAGCAGCGTCGGCGTTTCGTGCTGATCGCCTTCCTCGCCGCGGTGCTGCTGCTCGAGATCGTGTTCTTCGCATCGAATGCGATGAAGTTCCTGCACGGCGGCTGGTTCCCCATCGCACTCGGCGCACTGATCTTCCTGCTGCTGACGACCTGGCGCCGTGGCAGCAGCCTGGTCGCCGAGGAACGCGCACGCCTCGACCTGCCGCTCGCAGGTTGCGGCATGGCCCTGACCTCCGGGGTGACCCGCGTGCCTGGCACCGCGGTGTACCTGAACTCCGATCCGGGCCGCGTGCCAAGCGCGCTGCTGCACGGCCTGAAACACTTCAAGGTGCTGCACGAGACCGTGCTGTTCGTGCATATCGAGTTCCTCGAAACGCCCTACGCGGCGGCGACGCAACGACTGCAGGTCAACGCACTCGGGCAGAACATGCACGACGTGCGCGTACGCTTCGGCTTCCGCGAAGAGCCCGACCTGCCGAAGGCGCTGCGCGACATCGACCCCGCGCTTGGCATGGGCAATGACATCGCCGTCACCTACGTCGTCGCCCGCTCCACCATCGGCGACGGCCCGGGCCGCCTGCCGGCATGGCGCTCGCAGCTGTACTCGGCGATGAGCCGCCAAGCCGACGACGCCGGCTCCTACTTCGCCCTGCCCGCCAACCAGGTGGTTGAACTGGGCACGCGCATGTTGCTTTGA
- a CDS encoding response regulator — translation MNTPRSVQALIVEDDFAIRRLLAECLAASHIGVQCASDLSEARDQLSHQAFDLLLLDLGLPDGDGVDFVRELRRYSTLPVLVLSARHLERDKIAALDAGADDYLSKPFASGELLARIRALTRRARADATPPILVAGELRIDFAARRVSRGGVAVHLTPIEFSVLSLLAAHPDQVLTYRRLLADAWGDAARDQHHYVRIVVGHLRRKLEADPTRPRHLLTETGVGCRWQS, via the coding sequence ATGAACACGCCACGAAGTGTCCAGGCGCTGATCGTCGAGGACGATTTCGCGATCCGTCGTCTGCTCGCCGAATGCCTGGCAGCGTCGCACATCGGCGTGCAGTGCGCGTCCGACCTGAGCGAAGCACGCGATCAGCTGTCGCACCAGGCTTTCGACCTGCTGCTGCTCGACCTCGGCCTGCCCGATGGCGATGGCGTCGACTTCGTGCGCGAGTTGCGTCGCTACAGCACGCTGCCGGTACTGGTGCTCTCGGCCCGTCATCTCGAACGCGACAAGATCGCTGCGCTCGATGCCGGTGCCGACGACTATCTGTCCAAGCCGTTTGCGAGCGGCGAGCTGCTGGCGCGCATCCGGGCCCTGACGCGGCGGGCGCGCGCCGATGCGACGCCGCCGATCCTTGTGGCCGGAGAACTGCGCATCGACTTCGCCGCGCGTCGGGTCAGCCGGGGCGGTGTGGCAGTGCACCTGACCCCAATCGAGTTCAGCGTCCTGTCGCTGCTCGCTGCCCATCCCGACCAGGTCCTGACCTATCGGCGCCTGCTCGCCGACGCGTGGGGCGATGCCGCGCGCGACCAGCACCACTACGTGCGCATCGTCGTCGGCCATCTGCGCCGCAAGCTCGAAGCCGACCCGACGCGACCGCGCCACCTGCTCACCGAAACCGGCGTCGGTTGCCGCTGGCAATCCTGA
- a CDS encoding DUF4118 domain-containing protein, producing MSSPLPPVSASLTPHGAWYDRHPFLAALLMCAAASAALLPWHDRIALVNVAMLLLLLVAIIAARFGRGPAVLASVVSVAVFDVGFVPPRGSFTVHDAEYLVVFAVMLVVALLVSQISGHLRASKLAHADGEHRQRALYQLAAALSATLRREQVIAVVDAFLRREFDAVVRFHPPEEQRHTDLTRTEPGVDAALRSVEAIGQAAQFGGGDSDRPLRNLQPLLGATRQRGVLETALPALPAAAASAREETLAVVAGLMAAALERLHYLDVAARTQVEIESERLRNTLLASLSHDLRTPLTVLYARADALRETLIGEGATAAEALCEEALRANRLCESLLDLARLRSPGALLQREWVALEELVGAALASLGSLRGLDAIEVEVAPDLPWLQLDVLMCERVLANLVDNAIKQGGSAQRIRIAAASDSAHVCLRIGNSGSRFPAGADSLLDAFARGDHGDRSPGFGIGLAVCKAVIDAHGGGISLGNRDGMAEVTITLPLPAEAMPGLPEAGP from the coding sequence ATGTCGAGCCCGTTGCCACCCGTTTCCGCGTCACTCACACCGCACGGTGCCTGGTACGACCGGCATCCGTTCCTGGCGGCGTTGCTGATGTGCGCCGCGGCGAGCGCAGCCCTGCTGCCGTGGCACGATCGCATCGCGCTGGTCAATGTCGCGATGCTGCTGTTGTTGCTGGTCGCGATCATCGCGGCGCGCTTCGGGCGCGGTCCGGCGGTGCTGGCGAGCGTGGTCAGCGTCGCCGTGTTCGACGTCGGCTTCGTGCCGCCGCGCGGCTCGTTCACGGTGCATGACGCCGAGTACCTGGTCGTGTTCGCGGTGATGCTGGTGGTCGCGCTGCTGGTGTCGCAGATCAGCGGGCACCTGCGCGCCAGCAAGCTCGCCCATGCCGATGGCGAACACCGCCAGCGCGCGCTGTACCAGCTCGCCGCCGCGCTCAGCGCGACGCTGCGCCGCGAACAGGTCATCGCGGTCGTCGACGCCTTCCTGCGTCGCGAGTTCGACGCGGTGGTGCGTTTCCACCCGCCGGAAGAACAACGGCATACCGACCTGACGCGTACCGAGCCCGGCGTCGACGCCGCCCTGCGTTCCGTCGAAGCGATCGGACAGGCCGCACAGTTCGGCGGCGGCGACAGCGATCGCCCGCTGCGCAACCTGCAGCCCCTGCTCGGTGCGACCCGCCAGCGCGGCGTGCTCGAAACCGCGCTGCCGGCGCTGCCGGCGGCCGCGGCCAGTGCGCGAGAGGAAACCCTCGCCGTCGTCGCCGGCTTGATGGCGGCGGCACTGGAGCGCCTGCATTACCTGGATGTGGCCGCGCGCACCCAGGTCGAAATCGAGTCGGAGCGTCTGCGCAACACACTGCTCGCCTCGCTGTCGCACGACCTGCGCACGCCGCTGACCGTGCTCTACGCGCGCGCCGACGCGCTGCGCGAAACCCTGATTGGCGAGGGCGCGACCGCGGCCGAAGCCCTGTGCGAAGAAGCCCTGCGCGCCAATCGGCTGTGCGAGAGCCTGCTCGATCTCGCCCGCCTGCGCAGCCCGGGCGCGCTGCTGCAGCGCGAGTGGGTTGCACTGGAGGAACTGGTCGGCGCCGCCTTGGCGTCGCTGGGCTCGCTGCGCGGCCTGGACGCCATCGAGGTCGAGGTCGCCCCCGACCTGCCCTGGCTGCAGCTCGATGTGCTGATGTGCGAACGCGTGCTCGCGAACCTGGTCGACAACGCGATCAAGCAAGGCGGCTCCGCGCAGCGCATCCGCATCGCCGCAGCGAGCGACAGCGCCCACGTGTGCCTGCGCATCGGCAACTCCGGCTCGCGCTTCCCGGCGGGCGCGGACAGTTTGCTCGACGCATTCGCGCGCGGCGACCACGGCGACCGTTCCCCGGGCTTCGGCATCGGGCTCGCCGTGTGCAAGGCCGTAATCGATGCGCACGGCGGCGGCATCAGCCTCGGCAACCGCGACGGCATGGCCGAAGTCACGATCACCCTGCCGTTACCCGCGGAGGCGATGCCGGGCCTGCCCGAGGCTGGACCATGA
- a CDS encoding helix-turn-helix domain-containing protein: MSAPGNILRWPSPQDPGDGDDQRFCSTCAFGRVCMVGGYDKRALEELHCLVEHTAPIHAGEEAFRYGEPFAAIYAVRAGMVKTRRIDEQGREQILGFFLPGELIGLNGLYSARYPCDAIALDTVTLCRFSFPQLSILATRLPGIQETLFKLMSKDIVNAALLGGDYSADERLAAFLLNLSERFADRGYSATRLHLMMPRADIANYLRLAPETVSRVLRRFQDDGLIEVDKREVAITNVDRLKHLARCVLQR; encoded by the coding sequence ATGAGTGCGCCGGGCAACATCCTGCGCTGGCCGAGCCCGCAGGACCCGGGCGATGGCGACGACCAGCGTTTCTGTAGCACCTGCGCGTTCGGCCGCGTGTGCATGGTCGGCGGCTACGACAAGCGTGCGCTCGAAGAGTTGCACTGCCTGGTCGAGCACACCGCGCCGATCCACGCCGGCGAAGAAGCGTTCCGCTACGGCGAGCCGTTTGCCGCGATCTATGCGGTGCGCGCCGGCATGGTCAAGACTCGCCGCATCGATGAACAGGGGCGCGAGCAGATCCTCGGCTTCTTCCTGCCGGGCGAGCTGATCGGCCTCAACGGTTTGTACAGCGCGCGCTATCCCTGTGACGCGATCGCGCTCGACACCGTCACGCTGTGTCGTTTTTCGTTCCCGCAACTGAGCATCCTGGCCACGCGCCTGCCCGGCATCCAGGAAACCCTGTTCAAGCTGATGAGCAAGGACATCGTCAATGCCGCACTGCTCGGTGGCGACTACAGCGCCGACGAGCGCCTGGCGGCGTTCCTGCTCAACCTCTCGGAGCGCTTCGCCGACCGCGGCTATTCGGCCACGCGCCTGCACCTGATGATGCCGCGCGCCGACATCGCCAACTACCTGCGCCTGGCGCCGGAGACGGTAAGCCGGGTACTGCGTCGCTTCCAGGACGATGGGCTGATCGAAGTGGACAAGCGCGAAGTCGCGATCACCAACGTCGATCGTCTGAAACACCTGGCGCGCTGCGTGTTGCAGCGCTGA